CGGCCAAGGTGCCGAAGACGACGACCGAATAGGCGGCCAGGATCAGTTCCAGGCCCTGGGCGAACGGGTCCTGGGCGACCATCCGCTGACCGGTGATCGTGGTGAGAGTGACGTCGTGCAGAGCCTGCACGTAGCTCGGGTAGGAGCCGGCGACCACGAGCAGCTGCCCGGCGGCGAGGATGAGCGTCACCGTCACCACGAACAGCCAGGCGAGACGATCGGTGAGCAGCCGGCCGGCGGACCGCGACCCCCGTACGGCCGCTGTGACCACCGCGCCGGCCCGGGCCGTACGCAGCGCGAGCGCCACTCTGGCGAATCTCAGCGCCGGGATGAGCAGGAAGATCACCTGCCACCAGTTGCGACGCCAGAACCGGCCGGGGTGGTGCCGGGCCAGCCAGGCGCGTAGCGAGAACTCGGCGACGAAGACGGCCCACAGCAGCCAACTCGCGCCGGTGAGCACGGCGGACATCGTGGGGTGCGTGGTGACGAACTGGCCGACCACCAGCAGCAGGAACAGGACACCCAGGACGCCCATCGGCTTGTCGAGCCGATCGGCGAACCGGCGCAACGTGTCGTCGCGTTCCGTATCGTCCCGGTTCTCGCGGTGATCGCCGTGCTGTTCGTCGTCGCCAGGTCGCATCGACCGCACTTCCGGCAGTTGTCGTGACACTCTCGTTACGGATACTAGGCGCATTTCGGGCTGCAGGTGACTCGCCGCCGCCGTCTGCCGTCCAGGCAGCGGCGATCCGGTCCCCGGTCGTACTCCGGGGACCGGAACTACCTCACCGGCTCGCGTCAGGGGCCGGGCGTCGCCCCCGGTGCCTCCGACTGATCGGGCGGGATCATCGTGCTGGCCTTTTCGGCCAGGTCACTCAGGAATTCGTCCGCCGGGACCACGCGATCTTCCTTACCGACCGGCGAGGGTTCCAGTGGAATGATCAGGTCTCTCCTGGGCAGGTGCAGCCACAACGCCATCACGTACAGGGCGGGGACCCGTAGCAGGCGCAGCTCGAATCGGCCGGTCTTGAGCGCGGCCAGGTTGAGGAGACCCTTGAGAGCCTTGTCGGTGGACGCGACGAACGGCCCTTCGGTGAACTGCGACATCTGTTCGGTGCCGTCCGGCGCGGCAGCGGTCTCCGCGCTGGCGATGGGTTGTCCGGCTTCCTCGATCAGGTAACGCCAGCCAACCGGCTGTGCGCTGTCCAGCCCGTTGCCGGCGATGATGTCGTCGAGACCCAGCACGTAGATCCGGTGCGGAGTGGACAACTCGAGCTGATCTTTCCGGGCGTTGCGTAGTGCCTTGGTCGAGAATTTCGAGGCGTCGGCGAACGTGCGCATCCTCGACCGGATCCGGTCGCGTACGCCGCTCGGCGGATCGGGCATTTCGAGTGGCATGTCTATCTCCTAGCGCTGGGTCTTGTAACTGACGTTCCAGGTCCCGCTGCCCTGATATCCGTCGCGGAAGGTGCGGTACGAGACGTCGGAGTCCCCGTACCACGGGTCCGCCACACTGACGTACTCCTCACCGTCGAGGAAAAAGCGTCCGCGTATCGCCAGGATATGGCCGCCGCCGCCCCGCCAGGACGTATTCAATTCGATCGGGGCCGAGTTGGCCATCTCGGCGCCGATCTCGGCGGGAGTCAAGGCCCGGTTCTCTCGTTGACGCAGGACGCCGACACGCTGCATCGCCGTGTCCGGCCAGCGCCCCTGGTTGCCGGGCGACACCACGCCCGGAGCTACGCAGCAGTCGTTCCGGTTTAGCTCCGCGTCGGCGAGGGTGCACTGGGTCCAGGGGGTGTTCGGGTCGTAGTAGGCCGCGACGCTCACGGTGGCCGCCGACCAGCACCACATGTCCTGCTCCTGGCGCTGCATGGCGAAATCGAGCCGCTGGTCGATCATCGAGATGACGAACTTCTCGTGGATTCCGCCATTAGCGTTGAACTGACAGTTGACGCGCCCGCCGCCGTTGTCGGTGGACGAGGTCACGCCGGTGCCGTCCATCCGGAGAAACACGTTCGAGGTGAGGGTCGACTCGAAGGAGAACGCGTCGCCCGCGTGGGTGTGCAGCCGGAACTTCTCGGCGGAACCGCCGTTGGCGTTGAACTGGGCGTTGACCAGACCGCCGCCGCCCGTGACCTGCGCAGCGACACCCCGGCTATCCATCCGGAGCCACACGTTGGGAAAGGCGGCCGACTCGAACGAGTAGGTGCCGTCGGCCTGTCGACGAATCTTGAACCTTTCGTACGGGCCGGGTGTGCCGGCGCTGAACTGGCAGTTGACCAGTCCGCCGCCATTCGCGGTCTGGGAGGTGACCCCTCGACCGTCAAGGCGGAGATAGACGTTCGGGAACGCTGTCGATCGGATCGTGATCGGGGTTTCCCCGAGCACGGCAAGATCGGCCGCTGATAAGGGCATGGTGTCTCCGATCCGTGTTGCGGTGCCAACGATCATGTTGGCGCAATGGACGGCAAGGCACCATCACTATAAATCACCGGTCGATTACCGCAAGTGTCTGGAGCGCGACTGCCGAGGGGTTGACACAGCAAGGTTTGCCACCTTGCCACAATTGTTAAGCAAATCGCCGGGTCAAGTGCAATAGGCAAATCGCCATGTGTTGGGTCATGATATGAATTTGCCACCGAAGCTGGCTGCTGTACGGGCTCGTTGCGATCGATCATGCGGCGACGCCGTGCCGGGACGGGCCGGGGTGTGCCGGGCGGGTCCGGGCGAGGCCGGGTCAACAGCGCACGGCCGATTCGGATAGTGTTTTCCCGGCTACCCGGAAGCAGGTGGGGGTGCGGGTGAAGGACCGG
The sequence above is a segment of the Solwaraspora sp. WMMD406 genome. Coding sequences within it:
- a CDS encoding papain-like cysteine protease family protein — its product is MIVGTATRIGDTMPLSAADLAVLGETPITIRSTAFPNVYLRLDGRGVTSQTANGGGLVNCQFSAGTPGPYERFKIRRQADGTYSFESAAFPNVWLRMDSRGVAAQVTGGGGLVNAQFNANGGSAEKFRLHTHAGDAFSFESTLTSNVFLRMDGTGVTSSTDNGGGRVNCQFNANGGIHEKFVISMIDQRLDFAMQRQEQDMWCWSAATVSVAAYYDPNTPWTQCTLADAELNRNDCCVAPGVVSPGNQGRWPDTAMQRVGVLRQRENRALTPAEIGAEMANSAPIELNTSWRGGGGHILAIRGRFFLDGEEYVSVADPWYGDSDVSYRTFRDGYQGSGTWNVSYKTQR